A genomic region of Plasmodium malariae genome assembly, chromosome: 14 contains the following coding sequences:
- the PmUG01_14024600 gene encoding tripartite motif protein, putative, whose translation MNNMSSSNEVIKLKSEHSSDISEKCSEEFEEEGEEGSEKELCEVDNEQTYRCANCSREVEDVLILSCKHLICLICASIQLQKKYENFLKTCSKEKSVKKKVENYKIEECFVNPQNAKNERMNSSEIEMIFKKEKLGYITCFLCNIKNKLTLDTVELLTKVGLFSSDVLNVHTFYFNFLSNNEEQKNKIINEEDVKKLSVTFNDTLNIDVLKNENLKKLLVASSKYKYLDEHTDDLNRYSYICNICSFNEAKIYCKDCVEYLCEECCSSIHDNDVLNKLNCENRKIHNYYEIDKKGIHLKKIAKCPKKFLNVTGDDIEILTNMEEESFHENSAKKKYKVYDDDDYSDFDKYDEKHFYERKKMLIDKEGKKKNNLRISEKLNNLVEDLKNASSYDSENSSIMGTIGSSTGMGEYLKGTKKKEKIRKERLSDRCSGRRKKKKKTEKLFDKRSSIVQNEKRYDIQEETEKYGNVCLLSNSSVCRVDISSSDDSCLYSNNSSEREICITNVKANTLNNGANKIITDSSINNKNFTTIENIRCNQHYNYPIQYFCHTCCSKCFCSECAINGIHTTDCNIENINTAFITVLNNYLIQWNEIISDLINDLERNFYESLQDTKNDWSSILSECYYDLNSKISYINNNLRKKEKEIFEQFDLYMNNFKKENLEYIQLLNYKYEDIERTINIIRDNKFQNNPIDIIKFYRENIDVIDKTILLNNDFKPIEELSKIRESKIFYMNLYSSQIISYLRYLQNFLKPNNLVSSVS comes from the exons ATGAATAATATGTCCTCATCGAACGaagttataaaattaaaaagcgAACATTCCTCTGACATTTCAGAAAAGTGTAGCGAAGAATTCGAGGAAGAGGGAGAGGAAGGCTCAGAAAAGGAGTTATGTGAAGTAGATAATGAGCA AACCTATCGATGCGCCAACTGCAGTAGGGAAGTCGAggatgttttaattttatcatgtAAACACTTGATTTGTCTAATTTGTGCAAGTATACaattacagaaaaaataCGAGAACTTTTTGAAAACTTGCTCCAAAGAAAaaagtgtaaaaaaaaaggtagaaaattataagatAGAAGAATGCTTTGTAAATCCCCAAAATGCAAAGAATGAAAGAATGAATAGTAGTGAAATAGAAatgatatttaaaaaagaaaaattaggttatattacatgttttttatgtaatattaaaaacaaacTTACTTTAGATACAGTTGAATTACTAACAAAAGTTGGTCTATTTTCATCCGATGTTTTAAATGTTCAtacattttactttaatttcttaagtaataatgaagaacaaaaaaataaaattattaatgaaGAAGATGTTAAAAAGTTAAGTGTAACTTTTAATGACACGTTAAATATtgatgttttaaaaaatgaaaatttaaaaaaattgttagtAGCAagtagtaaatataaatacctTGATGAACATACAGACGATTTAAATAGATATTCCtacatatgtaatatttgtTCATTCAATGAAGCTAAAATATACTGCAAAGACTGTGTAGAATATTTATGTGAAGAATGTTGTAGTAGTATACACGATAACGATGttctaaataaattaaattgtgAAAATAGGAAAATTCATAATTACTATGAAATAGACAAAAAGGGTATAcatcttaaaaaaatagcaaagtgtccaaagaaatttttaaacgTAACAGGGGATGATATAGAAATTCTAACCAATATGGAAGAAGAAAGTTTTCATGAAAATTCCGCAAAAAAGAAGTACAAAGTTTATGACGATGATGATTACTCTGATTTTGACAAGTATGACGAAAAGCATTtttatgaaagaaaaaaaatgctaaTAGATAAGgagggaaaaaagaaaaacaaccTTAGAATTTCGGAAAAACTAAATAATCTAGTAGAGGATCTAAAAAATGCAAGTAGTTATGACAGTGAAAATTCTTCTATTATGGGAACAATAGGATCATCTACTGGAATGGGTGAATATCTGAAGGgaactaaaaaaaaggagaaaataagaaaagaacGACTTAGCGATAGGTGTAGCggtagaaga aaaaaaaaaaaaaaaacggaaaaattatttgataaAAGGAGCAGTATagtacaaaatgaaaaaagatatGATATCCAGGAAGAGACAGAAAAATATGGGAACGTATGTCTTTTATCAAACAGCAGTGTATGTCGCGTTGATATAAGTTCAAGTGATGATAGTTGTCTCTATTCAAATAATAGCTCGGAGAGGGAAATATGCATAACAAATGTAAAAGCAAATACACTAAATAATGgagcaaataaaataataactgACAgcagtataaataataaaaattttacaacaATTGAAAACATAAGATGCAATCAACACTATAATTATCCCATACAATATTTTTGTCACACCTGTTGTAGCAAATGTTTTTGCTCAGAATGTGCAATTAATGGAATACATACTACAGATtgtaatattgaaaatataaatactgCTTTTATAAcagttttaaataattacttAATACAATGGAATGAAATAATAAGTGACCTAATAAATGATTTGGAGAGAAATTTTTACGAATCTTTACAAGATACAAAAAATGATTGGTCTTCCATATTAAGCGAATGTTACTATGATTTAAACAGTAAAattagttatataaataataacttacgtaaaaaagaaaaagaaatttttgaacaatttgatttatatatgaataatttcaagaaagaaaatttagAGTATATCCAACTTTTAAACTACAAATATGAGGATATTGAGagaacaataaatataattcgaGATAAcaaatttcaaaataatccaatagatattattaaattttatagagAAAATATAGATGTTATAGATAAAACTATTTTACTAAATAATGATTTTAAACCTATAGAAGAATTATCAAAAATCAGAGagagtaaaattttttacatgaaTTTGTATTCCTCTCAAATAATTAGTTATCTGAGGTATTtgcaaaattttttgaagCCAAATAATTTGGTATCATCTGTGTCGTAA
- the PmUG01_14024700 gene encoding conserved Plasmodium protein, unknown function — MDNLKSLQRNDTIKSEKNDTQKNGEVSKKNDSNLLTIYSFISSYVFKEDMNYDENDSRYVLLESQDLENENCAKKVSFSEYNEKIYGYYGGKSGSNEGHEEDEDEDEEEYEGEDSEEDEIEDEDDEHEDDEEAGIGLKVNTNEEDVDVEGNNIPGICKAHEHINKGATKKRNMKSMKEEKYIKKLWKKGKKNKSLQTNKSDKENHNNNNNKIKKNINNFSKYFMLSMDNTNEQENIFKDEKQLSRQMSYYNDAYYYTSEMIYKNNRRHKEKFALYLRLISLCVNIVIGIYLITRFPHTYNEFDLNSQSGHSKEHENIKNIVRSHLEKNKYCKAYENKPDTHADLLNSESKVLKKIENKMKYFNILFRSSKRESQAENNGNSQHNSGSTHRAIINSNIDSNNSNNTNVSSNNKSDDAMGTNINKYHDVGENDSSTPIKDIDIIHLIDEEYIMNYIYLEMNKIYKYALYSFFGELLVISIIVFSLFILRIFIKDNNKFSVILTMYGILYKIFCYIFAHYVLVMGLYIVSIYYSIYVYRDIYENSFNFFCYHYVYNNIHIHLLMLFYAFQNIIFTINDTFNCIRMMFIILKHLIIIIYEKITCKNFITFYELKEDKSPLSLNCMNKFKNKCNMNNKCCRDKNCVEIDIDDTHESEYDKTEFPITTLHQKPYCKNLDIKTYEQSLLNMRNPIFK; from the coding sequence AtggataatttaaaaagtttacAAAGAAATGACACAATTAAGAGCGAAAAAAATGACACACAAAAAAATGGTGAAGttagcaaaaaaaatgacaGTAATTTATTAACAATTTATTCGTTTATAAGTAGCTATGTATTTAAAGAAGATATGAACTATGACGAAAATGATAGCAGATACGTATTATTGGAAAGTCAAGATTTAGAGAATGAAAATTGTGCCAAGAAGGTAAGTTTCAGCGAatacaatgaaaaaatatatggatatTATGGGGGAAAAAGTGGTAGTAATGAAGGACACGAAGAAGATGAAGATGAGGATGAGGAAGAATATGAGGGGGAAGATTCAGAAGAAGATGAAATAGAAGATGAAGATGACGAACACGAAGACGATGAAGAAGCAGGTATAGGTCTAAAAGTAAATACAAATGAAGAAGATGTGGATGTTGAAGGAAATAATATACCCGGAATATGCAAAGCAcatgaacatataaataagggagcaacaaaaaagagaaatatgaaaagtatgaaagaagaaaaatatataaaaaagttatggaaaaaaggaaaaaaaaataaatcctTGCAAACGAATAAGAGTGATAAAGAGAAtcataataacaataataataaaattaaaaaaaatataaataatttttctaaatactTTATGCTATCAATGGATAATACTAATGAAcaggaaaatatttttaaggatGAAAAACAATTATCACGACAAATGTCTTACTATAATGATGCTTACTATTATACATCTGAAatgatatacaaaaataatagaagaCACAAAGAAAAATTTGCCTTATATTTAAGGTTAATCTCTTTATGTGTTAATATAGTCATaggtatttatttaattacacGTTTTCCACATACTTATAACGAATTTGATTTAAATTCTCAAAGCGGGCATTCAAAAGAACatgaaaacataaaaaatatcgtTAGGAGTCATCTAGAGaagaataaatattgtaAGGCTTATGAAAATAAGCCGGACACGCATGCAGATCTTCTAAATAGCGAGAgtaaagtattaaaaaaaattgaaaataaaatgaaatattttaacatcCTTTTTAGGAGCAGTAAAAGGGAAAGTCAAGCTGAAAATAATGGCAATTCTCAGCATAACAGTGGTAGCACTCACAGAGCAATTATCAATAGTAATATAGACAGTAATAACAGCAACAATACCAATGtgagtagtaataataaaagtgaTGACGCAATGGGAAcgaacataaataaatatcatGATGTAGGAGAAAATGATTCAAGTACGCCAATAAAAGATATAGATATTATCCATTTAATCGATGAAGAGTATATTAtgaattacatttatttagaAATGAACAAGATATATAAGTATGCTCTTTACTCCTTTTTCGGAGAATTATTAGTTATATCAATTATTgtcttttctttatttatattaagaatattcataaaagataataacaaatttaGTGTTATCTTAACCATGTATggtattttgtataaaatattttgctaCATTTTTGCGCATTATGTTTTAGTTATGGGTTTATATATTGTATCTATTTATTAcagcatatatgtatatcgagacatatatgaaaatagttttaattttttttgttatcattatgtatataataatatacatatacatttgcTTATGCTATTTTATgcttttcaaaatattatctTCACAATAAATGATACATTCAATTGTATCAGAATGATGTTTATAATATTGAAACatcttattataataatatatgaaaaaattacttgtaaaaattttatcacaTTTTACGAATTGAAAGAGGATAAATCCCCTTTGTCTTTAAACTGCATGAATAAGTTCAAAAACAAATGTAACATGAATAACAAATGCTGTCGAGATAAAAATTGCGTAGAAATTGATATTGATGATACACACGAATCCGAATATGACAAAACAGAATTTCCTATTACAACTTTACACCAAAAACCTTATTGTAAGAATCTGGATATCAAAACATACGAACAGTCTCTACTTAACATGCGCAATCCCATATTTAAGTAG
- the PmUG01_14024800 gene encoding CCAAT-binding transcription factor, putative, producing MDEKDNKENINLIKETMFGLPHGIISKIIHNNVNLNNYRIRKEAVNTLSKCLSIFILYITEGAIEHCENEKRSTLFVRDILNSLDDSLFLDIYDELKKQVDIQEENNKKETSKNNENDEEKDVTSTEANTKNKEDDFDLLLQALE from the coding sequence ATGGATGAAAAAGacaataaagaaaatataaatttaattaaagaaaCAATGTTTGGTTTGCCCCATGgcattatttcaaaaataatacataataatgtaaatcttaataattatagaatCCGAAAAGAAGCAGTGAATACTTTAAGTAAGTGCTTGtctatttttattctgtATATAACTGAAGGGGCAATAGAACATTgcgaaaatgaaaaaaggtCTACTCTCTTTGTCCGAGATATTTTAAATTCCCTAGATGATTCCTtatttttagatatatatgatgaattaaaaaaacaggTAGATATtcaagaagaaaataataaaaaggaaacatccaaaaataatgaaaatgatgaagAAAAGGATGTGACAAGTACTGAGGCAAATACAAAGAATAAAGAAGATGATTTTGACCTATTACTGCAAGCTTTAGAATGA